A part of Microbacterium atlanticum genomic DNA contains:
- a CDS encoding glycoside hydrolase family 3 protein produces MDPHELVPGVLLPGFAGRELPDWLRAELERGLGGVCLFAGNVDAADPRGTARLAAAIRAVRPEALVAADEEGGVVTRLEGRDGSTLPSPAQLGLVAPAVAERASAVLSERVRRAGIDLLLAPSADVNDNPANPVIGARSFGGDPHDVAARVAATVRGIRSRRGVAACVKHWPGHGDTDVDSHRGLPTVPAATVARHAEPFAAAIREGVPAIMTAHIVVPEWGAEPVTVNPDAIARLRAEGFDGVVITDAVDMAAIADTYGLGGGAVRALAAGIDLVCLGNPELKGADAAAQYAEVTSAVIAALDEGILAPERLREAHARVARLAAELTAARAAADAGTAGPLPVEPALLGTDDTAAIAAALVAASDPSAVSALARIDRVVDARAGATQAAATRAVPVDRTLRELTGHPAAHSGGVTAVVADRPSDAQLAVIERERAAGQSIVVNVGAIPGGFDAAVVQLGADSRFSAAIVRSWTGESR; encoded by the coding sequence ATGGACCCCCATGAGCTGGTGCCCGGCGTCCTGCTGCCCGGGTTCGCCGGCCGCGAACTGCCGGACTGGCTGCGCGCCGAACTGGAGCGCGGTCTCGGCGGAGTGTGCCTGTTCGCGGGCAACGTCGACGCCGCTGACCCTCGTGGCACGGCACGCCTGGCCGCGGCCATCCGCGCCGTCCGGCCCGAGGCGCTCGTCGCGGCCGACGAGGAGGGCGGCGTGGTCACGCGGCTCGAGGGCCGTGACGGCTCCACTCTGCCCTCGCCCGCGCAGCTCGGCCTCGTCGCGCCCGCCGTCGCGGAGCGGGCGAGCGCGGTGCTGAGCGAGCGCGTGCGCCGTGCGGGCATCGACCTGCTCCTCGCGCCGAGCGCCGACGTCAACGACAACCCGGCGAATCCGGTGATCGGAGCGCGCTCGTTCGGCGGCGATCCGCACGACGTCGCGGCGCGGGTCGCCGCCACGGTGCGCGGCATCCGCTCCCGCCGCGGCGTGGCGGCCTGCGTGAAGCACTGGCCCGGCCACGGCGACACCGATGTCGACTCGCACCGCGGCCTGCCGACGGTGCCCGCGGCGACCGTCGCGCGACACGCCGAGCCGTTCGCCGCCGCGATCCGCGAAGGGGTGCCCGCCATCATGACCGCGCACATCGTCGTGCCCGAGTGGGGCGCCGAGCCTGTGACCGTCAACCCCGACGCGATCGCCCGGCTGCGCGCGGAGGGGTTCGACGGCGTGGTGATCACGGATGCCGTCGACATGGCCGCCATCGCCGACACCTACGGCCTCGGGGGCGGGGCCGTCCGCGCCCTGGCCGCCGGCATCGACCTGGTGTGCCTCGGCAACCCTGAGCTCAAAGGCGCCGACGCCGCCGCGCAGTACGCCGAGGTCACGTCGGCCGTCATCGCCGCACTCGACGAGGGAATCCTCGCCCCGGAGCGGCTGCGAGAGGCGCACGCCCGCGTGGCCCGGCTGGCCGCCGAGCTGACCGCAGCGCGCGCGGCCGCAGACGCGGGTACCGCCGGTCCGCTGCCGGTCGAGCCCGCCCTCCTCGGCACCGACGACACCGCGGCGATCGCCGCGGCGCTGGTCGCGGCATCCGACCCCTCCGCCGTGTCGGCCCTCGCCCGCATCGACCGCGTCGTCGACGCCCGCGCAGGCGCGACGCAGGCGGCCGCGACGCGTGCCGTGCCGGTCGACCGGACGCTGCGGGAGCTCACGGGCCACCCGGCGGCGCACAGCGGGGGAGTGACGGCCGTCGTCGCCGACCGGCCGAGCGACGCCCAGCTCGCGGTCATCGAGCGGGAGCGCGCGGCCGGGCAGAGCATCGTGGTCAACGTCGGCGCGATCCCCGGCGGTTTCGACGCCGCGGTGGTGCAGCTCGGTGCCGACTCGAGGTTCTCCGCCGCGATCGTGCGGTCGTGGACGGGGGAGAGCCGATGA
- the murQ gene encoding N-acetylmuramic acid 6-phosphate etherase, whose translation MVDLDDLRHQLASLTTEAIDPDYSDLDLRSTPELVAAMIDHNRQVTEALADASTALAAAVDVAAERLQLGGRLVYVGAGTPGRLGILDASEIPPTFGEPAERVVGIIAGGEQAIRWAVENAEDDLAAGRDDIARAGIGPDDCVVGLTASGRTPYVLGAIAEARARGAATIGVSCNLGAELSAAADVGVEVVVGPELLAGSTRLKAGTAQKIVLNTISTLAMVRIGKTYGNRMVDVRATNEKLRARAVRTVMGVADADPAVARRALAATGWEVKPAILMCMRGLTADAAARALSETGGRLREALDSVPGAV comes from the coding sequence ATGGTTGACCTGGACGATCTGCGGCACCAGCTGGCCTCGCTCACCACCGAGGCCATCGACCCGGACTACTCGGACCTCGACCTGCGGAGCACACCCGAGCTGGTCGCGGCCATGATCGACCACAACCGGCAGGTCACCGAGGCGCTCGCCGACGCCTCGACCGCCCTCGCCGCCGCCGTCGACGTCGCCGCCGAGCGGCTGCAGCTGGGGGGGCGCCTCGTCTACGTCGGCGCCGGCACGCCGGGGCGGCTCGGCATCCTCGACGCGAGCGAGATCCCGCCGACATTCGGCGAGCCGGCGGAGCGGGTCGTCGGCATCATCGCCGGGGGCGAGCAGGCGATCCGGTGGGCCGTCGAGAACGCCGAGGACGACCTGGCCGCGGGGCGCGACGACATCGCACGTGCGGGCATCGGCCCCGACGACTGCGTGGTGGGTCTCACCGCCTCGGGCCGCACGCCCTACGTGCTGGGTGCGATCGCCGAGGCCCGCGCGCGCGGCGCCGCCACCATCGGCGTGAGCTGCAACCTCGGTGCGGAGCTGTCGGCGGCCGCCGACGTGGGGGTCGAGGTCGTCGTGGGTCCCGAGCTCCTCGCCGGATCCACGCGCCTCAAGGCCGGCACGGCGCAGAAGATCGTGCTCAACACCATCTCGACACTCGCCATGGTCCGCATCGGCAAGACCTACGGCAACCGGATGGTCGACGTGCGCGCGACGAACGAGAAGCTGCGTGCACGGGCGGTGCGCACGGTGATGGGCGTCGCCGACGCCGACCCCGCCGTCGCGCGCCGTGCCCTCGCCGCCACCGGGTGGGAGGTCAAGCCCGCGATACTGATGTGCATGAGAGGACTGACCGCGGACGCCGCGGCCCGCGCGCTTTCGGAGACCGGCGGACGACTGCGCGAGGCGCTGGACAGCGTCCCCGGGGCCGTGTGA
- a CDS encoding glutathione peroxidase, with protein sequence MTLEDIPVTTIRGEETTFGELVDGRLALVVNVASRCGLTPQYEQLEALQKAYAARGFTVVGFPSNQFMQELSSEEAVAEYCSTTWGVTFPMSQKVRVNGRSAHPLYQRLTDTPDVDGKTGRITWNFEKFLVSPSGEVKRFPPQTKPDAPEVVEAIEAWLPGE encoded by the coding sequence ATGACCCTCGAAGACATCCCCGTGACCACCATCCGCGGCGAGGAGACGACCTTCGGCGAGCTCGTCGACGGGCGCCTCGCCCTCGTGGTGAACGTCGCCTCGCGCTGCGGGCTGACGCCGCAGTACGAGCAGCTCGAGGCGCTGCAGAAGGCGTACGCCGCGCGCGGGTTCACGGTGGTCGGCTTCCCGAGCAACCAGTTCATGCAGGAGCTGTCGAGCGAGGAGGCCGTCGCCGAGTACTGCTCGACCACGTGGGGAGTGACCTTCCCGATGTCGCAGAAGGTGCGGGTCAACGGCCGCAGCGCCCACCCGCTGTACCAGCGGCTCACCGACACGCCCGATGTCGACGGCAAGACGGGGCGCATCACGTGGAACTTCGAGAAGTTCCTCGTGAGCCCGTCGGGCGAGGTGAAGCGGTTCCCGCCGCAGACGAAGCCCGACGCGCCCGAGGTCGTCGAGGCCATCGAGGCCTGGCTGCCCGGCGAGTAG
- a CDS encoding anhydro-N-acetylmuramic acid kinase: MRVLALQSGTSADGIDAALVTVEPSPDGLELEIERWGTEPWLPDERDLVRRAVHGDRLDPAAWCALETMVGQAFARAAVRFADGADTVDVVCAHGQTVFHGVEAGVVWGTLQVGEPAWIARATGLPVVFNLRVADVAAGGMGAPLITAFDERWLAASAESAGAPVASLNLGGIANVQVVHPDGRAAGFDTGPANALLDAWISRATDGAEAFDRDGAHARAGRVDGELLGSLRAHPYFALPAPKTTGRETFTIRTVDDALDGRDLPLADICATLLELTATTVADALADAAPARVVVSGGGARNPVLMARLTEHLGLPVEPSDAWGIPADAREAVMFALLAYLSATRVPLVLPGTPAGHAAVAGQWDLSAAPLPTVPAASPQPHRLRVRTREERS; encoded by the coding sequence ATGAGGGTCCTGGCGCTGCAGTCCGGCACCAGCGCCGACGGGATCGACGCGGCGCTCGTCACGGTCGAGCCGTCGCCGGACGGACTCGAGCTCGAGATCGAGCGCTGGGGCACGGAGCCGTGGCTTCCCGACGAGCGCGACCTCGTGCGGCGCGCCGTCCACGGCGACCGGCTCGACCCGGCCGCGTGGTGCGCGCTGGAGACCATGGTGGGCCAGGCCTTCGCCCGCGCTGCGGTGCGCTTCGCCGACGGCGCCGACACCGTCGACGTGGTGTGCGCCCACGGGCAGACCGTGTTCCACGGGGTCGAGGCGGGCGTGGTGTGGGGCACGCTGCAGGTCGGCGAACCCGCCTGGATCGCCCGCGCCACCGGCCTCCCCGTGGTCTTCAACCTGCGCGTGGCCGACGTCGCCGCCGGGGGCATGGGGGCACCCCTGATCACCGCCTTCGACGAGCGGTGGCTCGCGGCCTCAGCCGAATCGGCAGGCGCCCCGGTCGCGTCGCTCAACCTCGGCGGCATCGCCAACGTGCAGGTCGTGCATCCCGACGGGCGAGCCGCCGGCTTCGACACCGGGCCGGCCAACGCGCTGCTCGACGCCTGGATCAGCCGCGCCACCGACGGGGCCGAGGCGTTCGACCGCGACGGCGCGCACGCGCGGGCGGGGCGGGTCGACGGCGAGCTGCTCGGGAGTCTGCGCGCGCACCCGTACTTCGCCCTGCCTGCGCCCAAGACCACCGGGCGCGAGACGTTCACGATCCGCACCGTCGACGACGCCCTCGACGGCCGCGACCTGCCGCTCGCCGACATCTGCGCGACGCTTCTCGAGCTCACCGCCACCACCGTCGCCGACGCGCTCGCCGACGCCGCCCCGGCGCGCGTCGTGGTCTCGGGCGGCGGGGCGCGCAACCCCGTCCTGATGGCGCGGCTCACCGAGCACCTCGGCTTGCCGGTCGAGCCCAGCGACGCCTGGGGCATCCCCGCCGACGCGCGCGAGGCCGTCATGTTCGCCCTGCTGGCCTACCTGTCGGCGACCCGCGTCCCGCTCGTGCTTCCCGGCACGCCGGCCGGCCACGCCGCCGTCGCCGGCCAGTGGGACCTGTCGGCCGCGCCCCTGCCCACCGTCCCCGCGGCATCGCCGCAGCCGCACCGCCTGCGCGTGCGCACACGAGAGGAGCGATCGTGA
- a CDS encoding CHAD domain-containing protein, which produces MGSRQKDLAIGTVLGDILRRAAAEVEETLPAALADEPDAVHQHRVRVRRLRSVLAGFEDSLDTGQADRLRVAYAEWGSQLGVVRDIEVRASVAAETLEDAGITDPAIIRRLVDSERDAYPAAHARLVELAASPRAQERARTLERFVEAMYVVDHDRPAEPALAEVLRAQVKRVRTAARRLDESTERFHDLRKAARRARYVAEAVADAVPDFAPHTVQAIAEAGDDLHDALGGHRDLTLLAQHARQEGARAAHAGERSEDYEAIAVLAEDAAAELLADVGPAVRQLRAAASDLP; this is translated from the coding sequence GTGGGCAGCCGGCAGAAGGACCTCGCGATCGGGACGGTGCTCGGCGACATCCTGCGCCGGGCGGCGGCGGAGGTCGAGGAGACGCTGCCCGCGGCGCTCGCCGACGAGCCGGACGCGGTGCACCAGCACCGGGTGCGCGTGCGGCGGCTGCGCAGCGTGCTGGCGGGCTTCGAGGACTCCCTCGACACCGGCCAGGCCGACCGGCTGCGCGTCGCCTATGCCGAATGGGGCAGCCAGCTCGGCGTCGTGCGCGACATCGAGGTGCGCGCGAGCGTCGCGGCGGAGACCCTCGAGGATGCGGGGATCACCGACCCCGCGATCATCCGGCGGCTCGTCGACAGCGAGCGGGACGCCTACCCGGCCGCGCACGCGCGCCTCGTCGAGCTCGCCGCCTCGCCGCGGGCGCAGGAGCGGGCGCGGACGCTCGAGCGCTTCGTCGAGGCGATGTACGTCGTCGACCACGACCGCCCGGCCGAGCCCGCGCTGGCCGAGGTGCTGCGCGCCCAGGTGAAGCGCGTGCGCACCGCGGCGCGCCGGCTCGATGAGTCCACCGAGCGGTTCCACGATCTGCGCAAGGCCGCCCGCCGGGCGCGGTACGTCGCCGAGGCCGTCGCCGACGCGGTCCCGGACTTCGCCCCGCACACGGTACAGGCCATCGCCGAGGCGGGCGACGATCTCCACGACGCGCTGGGCGGCCACCGCGATCTCACCCTGCTCGCCCAGCACGCCCGTCAGGAGGGCGCCCGCGCGGCCCACGCCGGGGAACGGTCCGAGGACTACGAGGCGATCGCCGTCCTCGCCGAGGACGCCGCCGCCGAGCTGCTGGCGGATGTCGGCCCGGCGGTGCGGCAGCTGCGGGCCGCGGCATCCGACCTCCCCTGA
- a CDS encoding MurR/RpiR family transcriptional regulator, whose translation MDVLLRVRQSRDRLSASERRVADVVLADPEVVRTSTIMRLADVSEASQSTVARFCQSLGYPGYREFRLDVISALSRDQAQRVRFDIAEGEISADDSIADTVAKIAFQEIQAIQDTAQTIDPDAVSRAVAAIRSARRIELYGAGASSLSAQDLFQKLSRIGKPAAVSVDIHLALVQAALLDDASVAVGVSFRGETRETLDFLATARGAGALTIGITNAAQSSLDDVCDIVLHTSVRESRFRSGAMASRIAQLALIDMLFVLVLRQDFPLMTESLRRTYDAVSSRRPDSGATA comes from the coding sequence ATGGACGTCCTGCTGCGGGTGCGCCAGTCGCGCGACCGCCTCAGCGCGTCCGAGCGCCGCGTCGCCGACGTGGTGCTGGCCGACCCCGAGGTCGTGCGCACGTCGACGATCATGCGGCTCGCCGATGTCAGTGAGGCGTCCCAGTCGACCGTGGCCCGGTTCTGCCAGAGCCTCGGCTACCCCGGCTACCGCGAGTTCCGCCTCGACGTGATCTCCGCGCTCAGCCGCGACCAGGCGCAGCGCGTGAGGTTCGACATCGCCGAGGGCGAGATCAGCGCCGACGACTCGATCGCCGACACCGTCGCCAAGATCGCGTTCCAGGAGATCCAGGCGATCCAGGACACCGCCCAGACGATCGACCCCGATGCCGTCTCCCGCGCGGTCGCCGCGATCCGCTCGGCCCGTCGCATCGAGCTCTACGGCGCCGGCGCCTCGTCGCTCAGCGCCCAGGACCTGTTCCAGAAGCTCAGCCGCATCGGCAAGCCGGCCGCGGTGTCGGTCGACATCCACCTCGCCCTCGTGCAGGCTGCCCTGCTGGACGACGCATCCGTCGCCGTAGGCGTCTCGTTCCGCGGCGAGACCCGCGAGACGCTGGACTTCCTCGCCACTGCCCGGGGCGCCGGCGCGCTGACCATCGGGATCACCAACGCCGCGCAGTCCTCCCTCGACGACGTCTGCGACATCGTGCTGCACACCAGCGTCCGGGAGAGCCGCTTCCGCAGCGGCGCGATGGCCAGCCGCATCGCGCAGCTCGCGCTCATCGACATGCTCTTCGTGCTGGTCCTGCGCCAGGACTTCCCGCTCATGACCGAGAGCCTGCGGCGCACGTACGACGCCGTCAGCTCCCGCCGGCCGGATTCCGGTGCGACGGCCTGA
- a CDS encoding N-acetylglucosamine kinase: MSIVAVDLGKTGCRVRATSGTTVSSAAGAGVPGLADSEGDARAFAAIVAALGELPVGVRGNVSSMGVGAAGAEAAPAAAQALAERVAAHVEAPVAVTSDAVTAHAGAFEGTPGTIVIVGTGTVLLTLDAEGVLSQTDGWGPWLGDEGSGRAIGQEGLRAVLAAHDGRGPATALTAAALALHSPLRTLPRWVADTAAPARQLARFAPFVLEAAAAGDAVARDIVDRGVEAVVTACAAASGPYCLMGGIAGSGVFGDTLRARLRDRGLTVAQPLGDALAGAEYIARTPGSAYERNVVRHG, translated from the coding sequence GTGAGCATCGTCGCCGTCGATCTCGGGAAGACCGGATGCCGCGTCCGAGCGACCTCCGGCACGACCGTGTCATCCGCCGCCGGGGCCGGAGTGCCCGGCCTCGCCGACAGCGAGGGGGACGCCCGAGCCTTCGCCGCCATCGTCGCCGCCCTGGGCGAGCTTCCCGTGGGGGTGCGGGGCAACGTCTCGTCGATGGGCGTGGGAGCCGCCGGCGCGGAAGCCGCGCCCGCCGCGGCGCAGGCCCTCGCCGAGCGCGTGGCCGCGCACGTCGAGGCGCCGGTCGCCGTCACCAGCGACGCGGTGACCGCGCACGCCGGCGCCTTTGAGGGGACGCCCGGCACCATCGTGATCGTCGGCACCGGCACGGTGCTGCTGACCTTGGATGCGGAGGGCGTGCTGTCGCAGACCGACGGCTGGGGACCGTGGCTCGGCGACGAGGGGAGCGGGCGCGCGATCGGCCAGGAAGGACTGCGGGCGGTGCTCGCCGCGCACGACGGGCGCGGACCCGCCACGGCGCTGACCGCCGCCGCACTCGCCCTGCACTCCCCGCTGCGCACCCTTCCCCGCTGGGTCGCCGACACCGCCGCGCCGGCCCGGCAGCTCGCGCGCTTCGCGCCGTTCGTGCTCGAGGCGGCGGCCGCCGGCGACGCCGTCGCCCGCGACATCGTCGACCGCGGCGTCGAGGCGGTCGTGACCGCCTGCGCTGCGGCATCCGGTCCGTATTGCCTCATGGGCGGGATCGCCGGCTCCGGCGTCTTCGGCGACACGCTGCGCGCGCGCCTGCGCGACCGGGGGCTCACGGTCGCCCAGCCGCTCGGCGACGCGCTCGCCGGGGCGGAGTACATCGCCCGCACGCCGGGCAGCGCCTACGAGAGGAACGTGGTGCGCCATGGTTGA
- a CDS encoding SseB family protein — translation MALFSRRPKKPAESPTPAPEPAADVEPEAGVEPAAGVEPEAGTEPAEAASDAQTDAAASVPISVSSFGGLGVGPGAPRTAEPTQPAAGSATQAAGPTPPRPRVGVREWMRTAPEPTETIAGLHDNALLHAALGRVGDAPPAQALLDVARQLLQGHVFLRVKGDARALLAEGKGLPLAVATVGERSFALAYSSGAALQASLRADGDADTSAMAQPVLTVLRHVISSTHDGLILDPASSPSRAVLPKELLQRAVEQADPKLTVKTLLAAPRTMAVSAEVAEALTRVPLWVAVGTADSGARGLAESRSADGTRHLEVYSHPLEVAVMGRGDNAAPITPAQLSRALRTDEGITGVIVDPGGPWLRLSRDELAPVLALS, via the coding sequence ATGGCCTTGTTCTCGCGCCGTCCGAAGAAGCCCGCCGAGTCGCCGACGCCCGCCCCCGAGCCGGCCGCCGACGTCGAGCCGGAAGCCGGCGTCGAGCCTGCCGCCGGCGTCGAGCCGGAAGCCGGCACTGAGCCTGCGGAGGCCGCGAGCGATGCGCAGACGGATGCCGCGGCATCCGTGCCCATCTCGGTCTCGTCGTTCGGCGGACTCGGCGTCGGACCCGGGGCGCCTCGAACGGCCGAGCCCACGCAGCCCGCCGCCGGATCGGCGACCCAGGCCGCCGGGCCCACGCCGCCGCGCCCGCGGGTCGGGGTCCGGGAGTGGATGCGCACGGCGCCCGAGCCGACCGAGACCATCGCGGGGCTGCACGACAACGCGCTGCTGCATGCCGCGCTCGGCCGGGTCGGCGACGCGCCGCCCGCCCAGGCGCTGCTGGACGTCGCGCGGCAGCTGCTGCAGGGGCACGTGTTCCTGCGGGTGAAGGGAGACGCGCGCGCGCTGCTTGCGGAGGGCAAGGGGCTGCCGCTGGCGGTGGCCACCGTGGGGGAGCGCAGCTTCGCGCTGGCGTACTCGAGCGGTGCGGCGCTGCAGGCGAGTCTGCGCGCGGACGGCGACGCCGACACCTCGGCGATGGCGCAGCCCGTGCTGACGGTGCTCCGGCACGTGATATCGAGCACGCACGACGGACTGATCCTCGACCCGGCCTCCTCGCCGTCGCGCGCCGTGCTGCCGAAGGAGCTGCTGCAGCGGGCGGTGGAGCAGGCCGATCCCAAGCTCACGGTGAAGACCCTCCTCGCCGCCCCGCGCACGATGGCGGTCAGCGCGGAGGTCGCCGAGGCGCTCACCCGCGTGCCGCTCTGGGTCGCCGTCGGCACCGCGGACAGCGGCGCGCGCGGCCTCGCCGAGAGCCGCAGCGCCGACGGCACGCGCCACCTCGAGGTGTACTCCCACCCGCTGGAGGTGGCGGTGATGGGTCGCGGCGACAACGCAGCCCCGATCACGCCGGCTCAGCTGTCGCGCGCGCTGCGCACCGACGAGGGCATCACCGGGGTGATCGTGGACCCGGGCGGCCCATGGCTGCGCCTCAGCCGCGACGAACTGGCACCGGTGCTCGCCCTCAGCTAG
- a CDS encoding ATP-dependent helicase, with product MTDASTPIIVGSDIGPRASAVRADDDLLAGLNPPQREAVTYRGQALLIVAGAGSGKTSVLTRRIASLLRGREAWPSQILAITFTNKAAGEMRERVEQLVGDSARGMWISTFHSACVRILRREAEQFGFTKSFTIYDSGDSRALIKRLVKEHEADAYGLTPAATQSKISRLKNELADAESYARSANMNDPAERVFVELFAAYQRELQRANAFDFDDLIAQTVFLFRAFPQVADVYRRRFRHVLVDEYQDTNHAQYALIHELTRPPGSDAAPMAASGGMMIFEPEPAAEDGASLTVVGDSDQSIYAFRGADIRNISEFEKDYPGAKVVLLEQNYRSTQNILSAANAVISHNFDRKDKKLWTDVGAGEQIIGFTGYSQHDEAQFVADEIEALRRSGVDYSQMAVFYRTNSQSRALEEIFIRSALPYKIMGGTKFYERAEIKDALAYLVAVANPADEMAMRRIINRPRRGIGDVTIETIARYAQDEGITFRDALANSSALGVGPKIQAAIAQLDAVLAEASEIMLPASGELAPPTAVAEGLQLLLNKSGYYDALRASKDAQDEARIENLDELVAVAREFARNNPEGTLLDFLTEVALVSDADDLEDASGSVSLMTLHTAKGLEYDAVFVTGVEEDLIPHRISAGEPGGPQEERRLFYVGITRARKRLFLSLAMTRAQFGEVTVAMPSRFLQEIPAELLHWRQSPGDVNSRGGTQSRALNARRGSGFGGGSGRRYGDDLVPLGRRERPAAAPGSGIERFANKIPAKVRDNGDLELAPGDRIRHDDFGEGRVDAVTGEGAKRVAHVRFDAAGPKKLLIKIAPIEKL from the coding sequence ATGACCGACGCCAGCACCCCCATCATCGTCGGCAGCGACATCGGTCCGCGCGCCTCCGCCGTGCGCGCGGACGACGACCTGCTGGCCGGCCTCAATCCTCCGCAGCGCGAAGCCGTGACCTACCGCGGTCAGGCGCTGCTCATCGTCGCGGGCGCGGGGTCGGGCAAGACGAGCGTGCTCACCCGGCGCATCGCGTCGCTGCTGCGGGGCCGCGAGGCGTGGCCGAGCCAGATCCTCGCGATCACGTTCACCAACAAGGCCGCGGGCGAGATGCGCGAACGCGTCGAGCAGCTCGTGGGCGACTCGGCGCGCGGCATGTGGATCTCGACGTTCCACTCGGCGTGCGTGCGCATCCTGCGGCGCGAGGCCGAGCAGTTCGGGTTCACGAAGTCGTTCACGATCTACGACTCCGGCGACTCGCGGGCGCTGATCAAGCGGCTGGTGAAAGAGCACGAGGCCGACGCGTACGGCCTGACCCCCGCCGCCACGCAGTCGAAGATCTCGCGGCTGAAGAACGAGCTGGCGGATGCCGAGTCCTACGCCCGCTCGGCCAACATGAACGATCCCGCCGAGCGGGTGTTCGTCGAGCTGTTCGCGGCCTACCAGCGCGAGCTGCAGCGGGCGAACGCCTTCGACTTCGACGACCTCATCGCGCAGACGGTGTTCCTCTTCCGTGCCTTCCCGCAGGTCGCCGACGTGTACCGGCGCCGGTTCCGTCACGTGCTGGTCGACGAGTATCAAGACACCAACCACGCCCAGTACGCGCTGATCCACGAGCTGACGCGGCCGCCGGGCTCGGATGCCGCGCCGATGGCCGCATCGGGCGGCATGATGATCTTCGAGCCCGAGCCGGCGGCCGAGGACGGCGCGTCGCTCACCGTCGTCGGCGACTCGGATCAGTCGATCTACGCCTTCCGCGGGGCGGACATCCGCAACATCAGCGAGTTCGAGAAGGACTATCCGGGCGCCAAGGTGGTGCTGCTTGAGCAGAACTACCGCTCGACGCAGAACATCCTGTCGGCCGCCAACGCCGTCATCAGCCACAACTTCGACCGCAAAGACAAGAAGCTGTGGACCGATGTCGGTGCCGGTGAGCAGATCATCGGCTTCACCGGCTATTCGCAGCACGACGAGGCCCAGTTCGTCGCCGACGAGATCGAGGCGCTCCGCCGCAGCGGCGTGGACTACTCGCAGATGGCGGTGTTCTACCGCACGAACTCGCAGTCCCGTGCGCTGGAGGAGATCTTCATTCGCTCGGCGCTGCCGTACAAGATCATGGGCGGCACGAAGTTCTACGAGCGCGCCGAGATCAAGGACGCGCTGGCGTACCTCGTCGCGGTGGCCAACCCCGCCGACGAGATGGCGATGCGCCGCATCATCAACCGGCCCAGGCGCGGCATCGGCGATGTCACGATCGAGACCATCGCGCGCTACGCCCAGGACGAGGGCATCACATTCCGCGACGCGCTGGCGAACTCGTCGGCGCTGGGAGTCGGCCCCAAGATCCAGGCGGCCATCGCGCAGCTCGACGCCGTGCTGGCCGAGGCATCGGAGATCATGCTCCCCGCCTCGGGCGAGCTCGCACCGCCGACCGCGGTCGCCGAGGGCCTGCAGCTGCTGCTGAACAAGAGCGGCTACTACGACGCGCTGCGGGCGAGCAAGGACGCGCAGGACGAAGCGCGCATCGAGAACCTCGACGAGCTCGTCGCCGTCGCCCGCGAGTTCGCCCGGAACAACCCCGAGGGCACGCTGCTGGACTTCCTCACGGAGGTCGCGCTGGTGTCGGATGCCGACGACCTCGAGGACGCCTCCGGCTCGGTCTCGCTCATGACGCTCCACACCGCGAAGGGGCTCGAGTACGACGCCGTGTTCGTCACGGGCGTCGAGGAGGACCTGATCCCGCACCGCATCTCGGCGGGTGAGCCCGGCGGCCCGCAGGAGGAGCGGCGCCTCTTCTACGTCGGCATCACGCGTGCCCGCAAGCGGCTCTTCCTGTCGCTGGCGATGACGCGTGCGCAGTTCGGCGAGGTGACGGTGGCGATGCCGAGCCGCTTCCTGCAGGAGATCCCGGCCGAGCTGCTGCACTGGCGCCAATCGCCGGGCGATGTGAACTCCCGCGGCGGCACGCAGTCGCGCGCGCTCAACGCGCGACGGGGCTCGGGGTTCGGAGGCGGGTCGGGCCGTCGCTACGGCGACGACCTGGTGCCGCTGGGTCGACGGGAGCGGCCGGCGGCGGCGCCGGGCAGCGGAATCGAGCGCTTCGCGAACAAGATCCCCGCCAAGGTGCGCGACAACGGCGACCTCGAGCTGGCGCCGGGCGACCGCATCCGCCACGACGACTTCGGCGAGGGGCGCGTGGACGCCGTCACGGGCGAGGGGGCGAAGCGCGTCGCGCACGTGCGCTTCGACGCCGCAGGCCCGAAGAAGCTCTTGATCAAGATCGCGCCCATCGAGAAGCTCTGA